The region CAGGTCGACGCCGTGCGGGCCGTGCTCGAGAGCGGGGCGATCGCGCCGTACGTCGCCGACGTCGAGTTCGAGGACCGAGAGCTCGCCTACCAGCACTTCATGGAGCAGTTCGGGGGCACCTCGAGCGCCGAGTTCGCGAGTCCCGAGACGATGAACGAGGCGCTCTGGGTGCGGCCGACCGCGCCGCAGGACGCCGACCTCATCCGCGAGGCGACGAGCGCGCTGCCGGGCGTGCTCGAGGTGCGCGATCAACGGGCGCTGCTCGAGCCCATCTTCCAGGTGCTGAGCACCGCGAGCCTCGTCGCGATCGGCATCGCCGTGCTCATGCTCGTAGCCGCCGTGCTGCTCATCTCCACGACGATCCGCCTCTCCGCCTTCTCGAGGAAGCGCGAGCTCGGGATCATGCGGCTCGTCGGCGCCTCGAACCGGTTCATCCAGACGCCGTTCATCATCGAGGGGATCGTCGCGGCGCTCGTCGGAGCGGTGCT is a window of Agrococcus sp. Marseille-Q4369 DNA encoding:
- the ftsX gene encoding permease-like cell division protein FtsX, with amino-acid sequence MRVQLIAQEVWNGLRRNLSVVVSVVLVTFISLSFVGAAILLQMQINQMKGFWYDRAQVGVYFCGPVDATATCSQTAATAEQVDAVRAVLESGAIAPYVADVEFEDRELAYQHFMEQFGGTSSAEFASPETMNEALWVRPTAPQDADLIREATSALPGVLEVRDQRALLEPIFQVLSTASLVAIGIAVLMLVAAVLLISTTIRLSAFSRKRELGIMRLVGASNRFIQTPFIIEGIVAALVGAVLAAGAVVATVHFLLQGYVAPMLQTIAIVGLDDALVVAPVLLGIGVLFAGVAAAVAIRRYLRI